The genomic stretch GGACACAAAACCAACACCTGAGTCATTCAGcagatatttttcttattaaaaaaaaagtcactgacGCCACAACTGATGATGAACCAACGACCCAACCCGAGTCATGGATTGTGTGAGTCACTGAGCTGACAGGCTCAGCCTTCCAAGGCTATCATGTTAGTTTTAGATTACTGAGTCTTTGTATGAGCTTTACCAGAGGGCAGTTATTAAAGCGGTGGtatcttttacaaaaaaagaaaaaaacacttgtcaTTGTGAGAAGCTCTTTGGTTAGATAGTGTCacggtttgtttttcttttgcttcgttggtttcctgttttattttgttgttatatCCTCATGTGTCTACTCTCTtactttgtctgttttcttgcACTTTTTTGTTCCCGACCACGTTTCATTAAATAATCAGTGCCTGTCTATTCACGCCTGTGATTTTTTGTTGGTTCCTGGTCCTGTCATCACATCGTGTTTTCCTGTATTTACTTCCTGATTCCTCGTGTTACATTTGATTTCTTTGCTCTTGGATTACTCCTGTGTTGTTGGGTTGCCTGTTGTCTGCCATTGTCGCTCGTATTTTGGACAGCTTTTCGTCgaagcttgctttttgttttcagccagctctcctggttctcaagaagaagaagaatctttatttgtcagacatgaaacacacctgaaatgtatcctctgcatttaacccatcaccAGCTGCACATTCTaagtacacacatacatacacacacaagctagaAGCACACACTAGCTATGTCAGCGCCCGGGGAGCAcggtgtcttgctcaagggcaccttggCAGTAACCTAGAAAGTGGACTAgcacctcttcagctaccagtccacttccatattgtggtctagacttgaaccggccaccctccagtccccaagccaagtctctacTGACTGAGCTACTGCCGCCCAAGCGTCACCAGAATACaattttcttcattttgtgaCTTCTAAGCCAGTGACCACAATTCAAGTGTGCACATCGACACCACTGGATAGTTTTTAAGGAGGCCTCAGGACaacttccagctgtgtttgtggcgactaAATACTGGTGTTTTTAGCAAGGCTCGACCGTTTGTGGCAAAAGCagctattttaagccaaaaatgtgtttcttcctTACCtcagcacagtgttgtcataacataaaatagaaaaatgagCCTTATGAAACCTGAAATTGCAGCACAAAGAAGtgtaaagttttaaaatgtgcatcACAGACCAGGTGTGGGAGTAACTAACTACATCTGCTCAGATTACTATAATTAAGTCAAGTTTTGGGAGTATTCTTTTCGTTTGCATCATACCATGTAATCTACTTTGTTACTTTTTCAGAGTACTTAGTACAATTGGAACTACATCTTAACCTCTTTCATCAGTGGTTTAGTTGCTAATTAGGCTGAATCTGAGGACAAACGGGTCGGTAAACCCTGACACGTGggcaaaacacaacacttttgaACAGGTGAAGGCTTGCAGAGGTGACAGGACCACTCGCGCAGAACAGAAGAGGAGTTGGGATTAATTTAGACCGAAGGTTTTTGATTGAATGCCTGCTATTCATCATGCACTGGACATCAACGGTTAAAAAGTAACTGACACTTTAAGTAGTGTTTGAGAAGAATACTTTGTACTTTTACCTGTTTATAATTTTAATAGTAGTAACAGTAGTTTAActtgtaattaattaatatttcagtaatgtaaCTGTACTCGTACTTGACATTTTCAGGACTCCTTCCAAGACCTttgctgacatttattctggcgaatTAGAGCATGAGAACATCTTCACCTCTCTAGAGAACCCTCTGTGGTGTGAACAGGATGTACGCTGTGTAACGTTTGCCCACAATGCTCAGCTGTTTCCTCTTATGTGCATGTCCTAACCTGTGAAGCGCCTCAGCAGCTCAGTGCAGGTCTCAGCCACTGTTTCGTCATCGCAGCGCTCCATGTACAGTGCCTCCTGCCCACAGATCCAGCCGCTCAGCATGTAGCCGTAGCGCTCGGGCGGGTAGAGGACGTCGAAGCTGCAGATCTTCTTGTACCACAGCTCCTCGGGGTACGTCAGCTGTTCTAGCTGAGCCTCATCCTCCCACACGAACTGGATGCTGTTGCACTCGGGGCTCCAGAAGGGCTCCTCGAACTCTAGGAATATCTTATCGGTGGTGCTGATGCCCAGCTTCTCGATGGCGAGCACCTTGTCCTCGGGCAGAGACGGGGAGAACATGGCCTCGTGGTTCCCCTTCAGGACGCCCAGAGACGCTGTGACGATCACGTGGTCGGCTGCGATCCACTCCTCGTCCTCGCACTCCACGTAAATGGGACGACCGAGGATGAGGGGGTCGTCGTGAGGtcggcagctgtggttgttctCGTTGTGGTTGGAGTCACTGCTCTTGGCGATCACCTCCTGATGCTGGGCTGAGTAGTTCCAGTGGATGCAGCGGACCGGTTTGCTAAGGCAGATGGTGCGGGAGGGGATGTCCTGGGCCAGGAGCTGCACGATCTTCATGAAACCTTCAGGAATGACGTAATGTGCACCAGGGATCTCTGTCCACTCGCCGAACTCACTCAGAGACACCTCATCCATACTGGGAGAGCTGCTTTCACAACTCTCCACCTGAAACGTGACAACATTTCAACACAGTCAATTATATTCTTGCCGTGTATCCCCGCAGCTTCAGTCTGACTGAACATGTTTTAACATGCTGGGAACACATATGCTTCGCTGAGACGACAACACCTGCTGGTGGTGattgaaaaaagcaaaaatatgttCCTGCTTCTGCCTCATTAAATGTGAGACAGCATGGTCGAGGTTACCTGGTGGCCGCCGCGCCTCCGTCTCTCCAGGGCTACATTTTCACAACATGTTTCCTGTCTTAGTAAGTGGGCGGGAGCGTATGGCGGAGCATTAATATAGCACTCATGTAGAGTGTTCGTTTTTAAGTCTATAATAATCATGAAGGTCCGAGGAGGTGATAAAGTGTCGGATAATTTACAGGTAGACATGGatatgagcacacacacacacacacacacacacacacaccttgaggTATTGTTGGAGCATGGACAGTTTGAGCTTCTTGGTGCTCTCAGAATCCTCGGGATCCATCGTGATCTTCTTGCGCACCACATCTCGCGTGAACACGCCAACACTGTTCTGGCTCTCGGCGCAGACTGGCTTCCCATTCTGGAAGAACTCCTGAGTCAGCTCGTACACCTACGGATGTAAGACGAGTCAAAAGGTCAGAGGTGGAGGGTATTTAGGAGGAAGAGGAATGAGGAAGGATGTAAAGAAAGCAAAGGAGGGCGAGCGAAAGAGGGAAGAAACCGCAGAACGAGTTTAGGGCAGATCAGGCCactactgtgactgtttcaAATGGTAGCGCAATGGAGAAACACCACACAAGAAAGATGACGGCAAGAAAACAGATTCAGAGGAAATGTTGCTTTATGGACAAGATGCAACTTGAATGCTACCTTCTGTTTCTGTAAAGTTGTCTCTATCTTGATTGTGGTTACAGTTAATCAAGTTTGACTTTAAAAGGGGCTCTTTGTAACTTTAAAAGGACGTGTATCCATTACTGTTTTTAATGGCCATacgtgagcagattgtaacgtaACATGAAAACTGAGACCTTCCGCCTGTGGACAATTTGTTTATGTGGTCTAAAGCTGCTGGACAGTGGATTGCGTTGCGAGGGAGTAAGGTGAGTATTTTGCgggacagtccaaaggatgtgacttgaTGCAGGCTTTTGAGTGCCTCGTCTCGGTGCCTCTCTCCGTTCAGCTAACaaagagcaacagcagcttACATAAACCAACAGCCGTCTTTAAGCACAAAACAGAGTCtccacagtgtccctttaactTGAAAACAGAATTGACTTGCATAACAAGTACTGTACGTAATAAATGCTGCTGAAGACAACCCTTGATAATGAAACAAAACTTTGATATAATTCTTGATGATTTTGAAGTTTTTTGATACATTAATGAAACAATTAGTAGATTTTGTGATTTCAAGGGTCAGAAAATTGATATGTAACAATTTTATAATCATCAATTAATTGTtaaaattgtttcttttttatgtcttaATGTCTTAATTTTCCCTTAATTCGGGTCATAAGGTGTTGTTTTCTTAGTGATGGTAAACTGTGAATTTTCAGtcagacaaaaaataattattctGAATTCGTCAACTTGGGCTCCTGACAGCATTTCTTTTAATattctttgacattttagacCAAATGATTGATTTAAAATCAGATAAATGAAAAGGGATCACTAGTAAAGAAACTGCACATAAAATAAAGCTACTGCTCAAGTAGAGAGGAGGTGAAACAGCTGCAGTGACGGTCGTGGTTATGGAAAAACAAGGTGACGATAAAGAGTGGAGCTCAGAGTACAGTGAGTGactcacatactgtatatgatgATGACCCTGAAGATCATCAATGTGAAAGGCAGACATTACTCTGCACTGTGTCATTCGGGGCTGGATGACATCACAGGAAGTGGTTAAGGTGAGGTCACCCTGAAGGCCCTTTTGATTTCTCTTTTATTGTATAAGCtactaaaaaacacacactggagaaAGCAGCACGGAGCCTTTGCACGTCTAGTCAAgtccattttatttataaaccttAATGTAGCGAACTTGTCGCAGCTAGCTTCACAACATACAAAGAGAGCACAATTAAGACAATAGCTGAAAGAAAAAGCTGGAGGAAGATGACTGACATGGCTGCTAAATGTACCAGAGGCGAGGATATCTCTGAAGCTGCCGCTGTGTCTCTGAAGGGGGGTTTGGCGTTTTGAGAATATTCGTCACACGGAGACGGCATGTGTACCGAGgttacacagaaaacacagatgcaCAGGGGTTAATGAGAACAAAATGTGTTCTATACCTTCCCTCTGTAACTGCTTTTCCAGACGTGACCTACTTACAGTGAAACAGCCGTGCTCTAACAGGAGCAGCTACAAAGCAGAGAGCAGGGAACTGGACGGAGGGAAACGGCTAATCTATTAAATTCAGCATGGTTTGTTGGATTTGATCTCAAGATGGCTGACGATGTATATTGAATAATGTTGTCATGGACGTGTTGTGCCTTTTAACATTGTGATGGTCCTGAGTttcgtcatttcctgttttacgTTGAAAGCCTCTCCTCGTATGTCttaacacttcctgtctttgtctttttcctgcctGTTTTCTGTGCTCGCCCGTGTTCCATT from Sparus aurata chromosome 1, fSpaAur1.1, whole genome shotgun sequence encodes the following:
- the smox gene encoding spermine oxidase is translated as MQSCEISSDSTDDPLSSGLRTHRQPRIVVIGAGLAGLAATRTLLRSGFTDVTVLEASDHVGGRVQSVQHGKATLELGATWIHGANGNPVYHLAEDNGLLEDTTDEERSVGRISLYAKNGVAHYQTNAGKRIPKDLVEEFSDLYNEVYELTQEFFQNGKPVCAESQNSVGVFTRDVVRKKITMDPEDSESTKKLKLSMLQQYLKVESCESSSPSMDEVSLSEFGEWTEIPGAHYVIPEGFMKIVQLLAQDIPSRTICLSKPVRCIHWNYSAQHQEVIAKSSDSNHNENNHSCRPHDDPLILGRPIYVECEDEEWIAADHVIVTASLGVLKGNHEAMFSPSLPEDKVLAIEKLGISTTDKIFLEFEEPFWSPECNSIQFVWEDEAQLEQLTYPEELWYKKICSFDVLYPPERYGYMLSGWICGQEALYMERCDDETVAETCTELLRRFTGNPDIPKPWRVLRSSWGSNPFIRGSYSFTRVGSSGEDCERLAMPLPYANSTKASPLQVLFAGEATHRKYYSTTHGALLSGQREATRLTEMYQDLHRAQTTKPNM